In Gossypium hirsutum isolate 1008001.06 chromosome D01, Gossypium_hirsutum_v2.1, whole genome shotgun sequence, the genomic window ATGCTAGAGCAAATGAGAGAAATAGGCGCAATGACAGGCCACGCAATTATGATAGATCAAGGAACTATGAGAGGAGAAGGGAGAACATGAATACTCGAGATAGTCAGATGCCTCCTCAAAATCAGGGCATGCAGAATGTCGCTCCAAAGACTGCTGGGATGCCTCCCAACAACATGGGAGGGATGCCACCCCGCAACATGGGAGGGATGCCTCCCCAGAACATGGGAGGGATGCCACCCAACAACATGGGAAGGATGCCACCCAACAATATGGGAGGAATGACACCGAATCAAGGATGGTCCGGTAACATGCCTGGAAATGCTCCAAACTTCCAAACTGGCCCCAACTATGGAAACGCTCCTGGAAATGCGCAGAACTTCCAACCTGGTCCTGGTCCTAACTATGGAAACACACCTTACCAAGGTGCTACACCCAATGCTCAATATCACCAGAATAACTATCCTCCAAATGTTGGTGGAGGAAACATGCCTGGTGGGAACTACCAATCTTAAATCTTTGTTCTAATATGAATTCAGAGACCATTGTAGCTTTTAGGCATTGTTGTAGATAAAGATAATATGCCTAGACTTATGGTTATTGGCTACTAAAGAATTGCTATTGAATATGTTGGGCAACTTATAAGTTATAACAGATTCATTTGTTTGCATCATGTAGCACAATAAATTTTGTTGGATGTTTAGCAGGTTCATAATATTGATGGTGTTGGGTAAATTTCTATGAGTGCCATGAACTGATTGATCTCTTTGAATGATATTTCTTTTGTTCATAGTTGCTCTTAGACCTTGCAATTCCATGTATCATACCTTTGATAGTGATTAGTGACATGTCCACTGGTCTGGTTTACTCAAAAAGCGTGGCCTGTATGGATGGGTTTAGTATAAAGCTTTTCTAAGTTCAGGTTGGTTTGGCTTggcccaaattattatttaactttgGACATAGTTTTGCATTGAAAAGATTTGTTAAAATTGGTCATTGAATGCCAATGATTCAATAGATTGGTCTAAGTCTCATTGTATTAGTCTTTTTAATTTGTTCTCCATGGAGAATACAAGGGTCCTACCTAATCCAATGATCCTTTAAAACTCCAGGTGTATTTTCCAGTATTAATAACCCCTTGTGCCACTGCCCATAGAACAAAGTGAAAAACCTTgaagaaaaacattaaaaattatggaataattacctAGAAAAACCTTGAACAATTCGTGTTTTCATTGCCTACTAGCGTAATCTAAACAACAATTGACTTTTCCTTGGGACTTTGCCCTTTATATATGCTTATGTTTGTCCATTGTTTTgcacattgaaaattttaaagcaaactAAGCAATGGCCAGTAACACCGAGACCAGCAAGACCACTGCTGATTACATAGCTGTTTCTGCCGCCGTCGAGCCCCCTCCTGAGGCTGCCCTAGTTGTGCAGTCAAAGAACAAGAACAACAAGAAGAAGAACAGAAGGTGTATATTCTTGTGTTGCTCTAACATGCAGTTCGAGAACGAGGAAGAAAAGGCGAAGGCCTTGCAGTTTTTGAACAGTGGGGAAACCAAAGTTGGGATGGTGATGTGTTGTTCCAATTTCCAAATCGGTTCTGAGCTTGAAGACGCCCCTCCCAAAATTCCAAAGTGATGTCACCATTCATGAACTGCCCTTTGGTAgcataaattacaaataaaagaaCTTACAatgtttgtaaaataaataaatattgtatcATGGTGTATAGAATCGTGTGTTGTTCTATCGATAGTATAGTTTTATTGTAATAAACATTTTTCTGTTCTTTTAGCTCTAGCTATGGTAGTGTAATAAACGAATTGTGAGTGATTTTTTGTGGTATTTTATTGTTTTGGGTAAAGTACAAAAATGGTATCTGAACTATTGACTTCATCCTATTTCAGTCAttgaactattaattttttttggaaatcaAATATTTTACTGACTCTCCCCATTAGCTGCTATTAGATGAGTGATGGGAAATTGATATATGGGTTTctttattggtctaataacaaatttagctctctaATATTTagatattctatcaatttgatcttaaatataaaatatttaacaagtttaacctttaatatttatACGCATTTGTCATCCATTACACCAATAACCAAATCTAATTGCAATAATCAatcttttcttctcctttttaaCTGTCAAAATAATCCAATCAATAAACCCAAATCCTGCTACCAAACGCGACTCATTCACGGTTGATAGATTTTCATTGTTTTTATACCCATTATCAAAGGGTGAGCTAAAAGGGCTAAAAATAATCTCTTTTTTAAGAttgttttgtgaaatttttagagttaaaactaaattgcataaattttgtaatttttgagggctaaatttattgaatttttttagaatttgaactaaaatggacaaattttgtaaacattgagggcttaatttgttgaatattttatatataggaTCAGAGCAATAGAATGTCTAAACAttgaagggttaaatttgttattagaataaaaaaaaaccccAGATCAGCTTTCCGTCGCTCATCTAACGACAACTAACGGGAGAGTgatcaaaatatttgatttcgaaaagttaagtgattaaattaaaaattttaataattcaatgaccaaaaTAGAACGAAAACAATAATTTAGAGACCATTTATATAGTTTACCTATTATTTTTTATCCTTCGATGCTAAGTTATGGTATAAGTAATTAAAAGTAAGCCCTTGAAAGCAATCTTGAAATTGTATAAGATTATGTAAATGTATGAATAATTCTGCAATTGTGATTGGACCATAAAGAAACTTATACATAAACTTTTGTCTATGTTTCTAGATGGTCCAtgcaataattttttattaagcaAGTTCTACAATTTTCAGTAAGCAATGATGTAAATGCATTTGATAATAGCTTCAACTAAATAGGAAAAtcagattattattttttttaaaaaatctactcCTATTTTGAGATTCCATTTGAAgagttgaaataaaaaatactatggagacactaaatatatatatttaagctcTTATCCATTCTGCCAATTGGTAACAAACCTGAAACAATTTTGATGGTAAGTGATGATCATGGGATACACTGAAAATACAAACGTCAAAGACAGTGTCACCGTGCCCCCTAAGGAACTCGAAGCTGTTCCGGAAGTTCCGGCCCTTGACCCCACCGTTGACCACGGCTCGATGTCTGAAAAGAATGATAATAAGAACAGGAAGAGAAGTTGTTTCCTGTTATGTTTCTCAAATGTTGAGCTTGGAAATGAAGATGGCAAAAGGAAAGCCTTTTCTTTCCTTGAGAATAGTAACAGGCGCTGCATGGCCATATGTTTTTCCAATTTCGAAGTTGGACCGAAGATGAAAGGATGATTCCAGGCTTATCGTGTATCCTGTTCGTAGTTCGTGTATTCATATCGTGTTTGTGTTATTATGTTGTAAGAAAATTGAATTTCCGAGTTTGGATAGTTCGTGTGGATGTTTTAAATTATGCACACGACTGAAACATACCCCAGCTAACAAGCTTGCCATTAAAATTGTCTGCAACATCAATGTAAACCTTGGACTGTTTATATGCCTTTGCAAGCTCTTGTTTCCTAAAGTTCAGATCATCCTCTAACCTGGATATCCTCATAGCTAGATCCTTCAGCTTCTGACGTTCGATTTGACCGATGTAAGCGCAAGCGATTTTCTTCAAATGTTCCATGGCGAAATCCACCTTGAAACTGATACGTAAAGCGTCCTTGATTGCGTCCCTCCACTTCAATATCCTATCCTCGGTGATTTCCTCGAGTCGAAGATCGTTCATCTCTTTGACACTAGCGCAGAACATTATGTATACCATCTCAGTGATGCTCGGGTTCATCTTACTTGTTGCAGAAATATCGCCACAAGCATCAATGATTGTCTCGAGGGTAGGGATCAGAGAGTGTGGGAAACTATATTTCCCGTGCTTTATGCGATCTCCATCTAAGCCATCGAAGTCTGAAAACTTCCCCTTGCTCTCTTCCTCGGCTTCGATTTTCGTAAGTAGGTCGCTAATGGGAATTTCATCGTTACAGCATGTTGCTACTTCAGGTTTTGTCGGGTTGAGATCCACATTAACCAGGATCATCTGTAGCAGGTTTTGAAACTCATTCATGTCCACATCCATGAACTGAAAACATTACCAAACATTGAATTGTAAACCAAACACAGAGGAAATTGTACATGAGTTTTGGATTGAATAAATACTTACGTCTTTAAGAGGAAATGCTTCAATGGCGGGGTTCGTTCTGGGATTGATTGCGGCAAGCTCCAATGACAAGAACTGCAACTGCAACATAAGTAGgtatatataaatgtaaaatatatacaGTTATGTTAATATAAATGTTAAGGGAGTCCAGTTTCTTTCCAGAGAAATCTTCAAAATATTGTCTATTTAGAGCTGATCGGCCCTTAATGGGCCGGTATTGTACTCGAGTTGAGTCGGAGCATGTGGAATGAGAATGCCTTGTTGGATTGGTCGTGAGTAATTGACGGGCCACGTAATGAGAGGATGTACGCACCTCGTGCTAGATAGAGTTTGAACCCCTAATTTGTACCATCTTTTCCCTCAAATGATCTATATCCTATATAGGTCAAGAATTGAAACCTTACCGGGCACAACACACTCACATCCCTTCAGTAGGTGGCCCGAGCATTAGGCACGACCTGATCAAATGTGGACCTCCTATTTTGAATACCCCGCCTCAAGCTCAGGCTCTCAACAGAGTCGGAAGACAAAATCCCTGTTCGACCAGGAGACAATACTGACCTATTTGAAGGCTCCAACTCAGGACAAATAATACTTTAAAGACTTCTCCTGTCCGAACTCCCCTCaacaaataaacataaacagaagGATCCACACCTCGCTCTCACGTTGCAGTGATTGAATGTAACTAAAAATCTCATCAAGCAAAAGCGCCCCCTGAACCTGAATCCAAAAGTGGCTTATATTATGCCATAAGTAATGAAAATATTCGTATCCATTAGCATACCTTATTGCAAGCAGGGATCAGATCCTTAAGAATTTTGGTACTTTCACTTATTTGTTCTCTCATAGCCTGCCAATAACAAAGTTCAGATCAGTGGAAACATATTCAAAGCCTGCAACTATGTCACAAAATTGCAAAAACTCCATGAATTATATATCAAATTGTTGAAGTTGGCCTCCATGCAGCACATGCAGCATCAAGAAGCAGAATAAGCTGCCCGAACCATGCAGGCTGCAGTTGAAGCCAATGCTGCTGATTTTGTTACTTCAAGTTAATGTTTTGCTGGTTAGTTAGATTTGAACTAAGTTGGTGGTAtacttgatgtaattaggtgatgtttgagctgataaatcagctttacAAAGTGTACAAGTTATGTTTTTAACAAGTTTCAATGTTATTAGTGGAGTTAGGTGATGATTAGGTGACCATGTTTTCATTTTGACTAGCTGAAAAGCTTgtatatgtattggcattatgccatctTTCAATGTTAATGAAAATTATCAGAATTCTTCATCAAATTCTCTCTTAGTTCTTTGCTTTCTTTTGTTCTTCAAGCCTGATTCTGTTTGTTTGTTCAGCAAGTATCGAGCCTTCAAGCTCAAGAAACTGCTAAATTCATTCATCTTCCATTCTTAGTTCCAACACAAATTACCCTGTGGCCATCAGTGGCTTGAGCTCTTCTTGCTCCTAAATTGCTGTAATCTTGTTTAGCCTTTTGCTCCATTGGCTTGCCTGAACCTGAACTAGGTTCTGCTTCAGCTTTAGAATCACCATAGGAGAGCAGCAATTCCAGTTTTGATTTTAACAGTCTATTCTCAGCAATCAGCCCTTCATTTTCCTCTTTCAAATGCTTGTTCTCCGCTGACAGTTCATCTGCTGTTATCTGCACTAAGACATGTTAGCGTCAAAGAAGACACATCTCCAGCTGACCATGGCAATCCTTAAAGTTATTTTAGAGTAACATAAAATTTGACAAACTTTgttatgttttatatgtttaCCTTGCGCTTTTGCCTATACCTGTAATCACTTagttttttgttttctcttttctgAGCTAAACTAAGTTTAGGCCTTCCACCTTCAGATTTCGTTTGGTACGAACCTTCGGATGTTCCTAATTGATTCAACTGGTCTTGATCTGTTAAAGACTGAGCGAGTCCACCATTTATAGCAGAG contains:
- the LOC107917805 gene encoding uncharacterized protein isoform X2 codes for the protein MEGYSSDGSSSFFTSKKPVDGQWMELVGFVEDEAEISAINGGLAQSLTDQDQLNQLGTSEGSYQTKSEGGRPKLSLAQKRENKKLSDYRYRQKRKITADELSAENKHLKEENEGLIAENRLLKSKLELLLSYGDSKAEAEPSSGSGKPMEQKAKQDYSNLGARRAQATDGHRAMREQISESTKILKDLIPACNKVQGALLLDEIFSYIQSLQRESELQFLSLELAAINPRTNPAIEAFPLKDMILVNVDLNPTKPEVATCCNDEIPISDLLTKIEAEEESKGKFSDFDGLDGDRIKHGKYSFPHSLIPTLETIIDACGDISATSKMNPSITEMVYIMFCASVKEMNDLRLEEITEDRILKWRDAIKDALRISFKVDFAMEHLKKIACAYIGQIERQKLKDLAMRISRLEDDLNFRKQELAKAYKQSKVYIDVADNFNGKLVSWGMFQSCA
- the LOC107917805 gene encoding uncharacterized protein isoform X1, with protein sequence MEGYSSDGSSSFFTSKKPVDGQWMELVGFVEDEAEISAINGGLAQSLTDQDQLNQLGTSEGSYQTKSEGGRPKLSLAQKRENKKLSDYRYRQKRKITADELSAENKHLKEENEGLIAENRLLKSKLELLLSYGDSKAEAEPSSGSGKPMEQKAKQDYSNLGARRAQATDGHRAMREQISESTKILKDLIPACNKVQGALLLDEIFSYIQSLQRESELQFLSLELAAINPRTNPAIEAFPLKDFMDVDMNEFQNLLQMILVNVDLNPTKPEVATCCNDEIPISDLLTKIEAEEESKGKFSDFDGLDGDRIKHGKYSFPHSLIPTLETIIDACGDISATSKMNPSITEMVYIMFCASVKEMNDLRLEEITEDRILKWRDAIKDALRISFKVDFAMEHLKKIACAYIGQIERQKLKDLAMRISRLEDDLNFRKQELAKAYKQSKVYIDVADNFNGKLVSWGMFQSCA